In the genome of Myxococcus stipitatus, one region contains:
- the rpmG gene encoding 50S ribosomal protein L33: MPKGNRSIISLECTVCKERNYTTTKNKRKSQDKLELSKFCSRCRKHTDHKEGKV, from the coding sequence ATGCCGAAGGGCAATCGTTCCATCATTTCGCTCGAGTGCACGGTGTGCAAGGAGCGGAACTACACGACCACGAAGAACAAGCGGAAGAGCCAGGACAAGCTCGAGTTGAGCAAGTTCTGCTCGCGGTGCCGCAAGCACACGGACCACAAGGAAGGTAAGGTCTAG
- the secE gene encoding preprotein translocase subunit SecE yields the protein MATASEASQQANRSAMDPKRLVVIFYLLAAIVLALFLERVFGMLWASFGWPDGVLIEGSDWKVSTLVGYVSAVGLALLGYFHPKTHTLSLEVASELMKVSWPTWPETRTSTMAVVVASLVAAVLLFCIDSAAYKLMVDWLPALWGKL from the coding sequence ATGGCGACGGCATCAGAGGCCAGCCAGCAGGCTAACCGCTCGGCGATGGATCCGAAGCGGCTCGTTGTCATCTTCTACCTCCTCGCCGCCATTGTCCTGGCGCTGTTCCTGGAGCGCGTCTTCGGGATGCTCTGGGCCAGCTTCGGATGGCCGGACGGCGTCCTCATCGAGGGCTCGGACTGGAAGGTCTCCACGCTCGTGGGCTACGTGTCCGCGGTGGGACTCGCGCTGTTGGGCTACTTCCATCCGAAGACCCACACGCTCTCCCTGGAAGTGGCGTCCGAGCTGATGAAGGTGTCCTGGCCTACCTGGCCGGAGACCCGGACGTCGACCATGGCCGTGGTCGTCGCGTCGCTTGTCGCCGCGGTGCTGCTCTTCTGCATCGACTCCGCCGCGTACAAATTGATGGTGGATTGGCTGCCCGCTCTGTGGGGGAAGCTGTAA
- the nusG gene encoding transcription termination/antitermination protein NusG, giving the protein MAMKWYVVHTYSNFENQAKKSLEEKVRLEGLQDQFGEILIPMEQVVEMVKGEKKTSRRKFFPGYIFVQMELNDRTLHLVKNTPKITGFPGTVQNQNPLPISDQEVARLTSQISEGTLKPKPKVQFDDGDTVRVIDGPFANFNGTVEEVNAEKGRVKVLVSIFGRATPVELDFMQVEKTTG; this is encoded by the coding sequence ATGGCGATGAAATGGTACGTGGTCCACACCTACTCGAACTTCGAGAACCAGGCGAAGAAGAGCCTTGAGGAGAAGGTTCGCCTCGAGGGGCTGCAGGACCAGTTCGGCGAGATTCTCATCCCCATGGAGCAGGTCGTGGAGATGGTGAAGGGCGAGAAGAAGACGTCTCGCCGCAAGTTCTTCCCGGGCTACATCTTCGTGCAGATGGAGCTGAATGACCGGACGCTCCACCTGGTGAAGAACACGCCGAAGATCACCGGGTTCCCTGGGACAGTGCAGAACCAGAACCCGCTGCCCATCTCCGACCAGGAAGTGGCTCGGCTCACGTCGCAGATCTCCGAGGGCACGCTCAAGCCGAAGCCCAAGGTGCAGTTCGACGACGGCGACACGGTGCGCGTCATTGACGGGCCCTTCGCCAACTTCAACGGCACGGTGGAGGAGGTCAACGCGGAGAAGGGTCGCGTGAAGGTGCTCGTGAGCATCTTCGGTCGTGCGACCCCCGTGGAGCTCGACTTCATGCAGGTGGAGAAGACCACCGGCTAG
- the rplK gene encoding 50S ribosomal protein L11: MKKVTGQVKLQIPAGKANPAPPIGPALGQQGVNIMEFCKQFNAKTQAEAKEGLIIPVIITVYQDRSFTFILKTPPAAVLIKKAAGLHTEKKKGSGAKKPGKEKVGQITRAQLEEIAKKKIQDTTAASLEACMNTIAGTARSMGIDVVG; the protein is encoded by the coding sequence ATGAAGAAGGTCACAGGACAGGTCAAGCTGCAGATTCCCGCCGGCAAGGCGAACCCCGCTCCGCCGATCGGCCCCGCGCTCGGTCAGCAGGGCGTGAACATCATGGAGTTCTGCAAGCAGTTCAACGCGAAGACGCAGGCGGAGGCGAAGGAGGGACTGATCATCCCGGTGATCATCACCGTCTATCAGGACCGCTCCTTCACGTTCATCCTCAAGACGCCTCCGGCGGCCGTCCTCATCAAGAAGGCGGCGGGCCTGCACACCGAGAAGAAGAAGGGCTCGGGCGCGAAGAAGCCTGGCAAGGAGAAGGTGGGGCAGATCACCCGAGCGCAGCTCGAGGAGATCGCCAAGAAGAAGATTCAGGACACCACCGCCGCGTCGCTTGAGGCCTGCATGAACACCATTGCTGGCACCGCGCGCTCCATGGGCATCGACGTCGTCGGCTAA
- the rplA gene encoding 50S ribosomal protein L1 yields the protein MAQNGKKFRAAAAMVDREKRYSVAEGFQLLKKTVEARASKYDQTVDVAINLGVDPKHADQMVRGAVVLPNGTGATVRVAVFAKGERATEATNAGADVVGAEDLQKRIEEGFLDFDTVIATPDMMGVVGRLGKVLGPRGLMPNPKVGTVTMDVAKAIRDAKGGKVDFRVEKAGIVHAKMGKASFAADKLEGNFNALVDLVMKLKPATAKGVYLKGIAISTTMGPGIKIDTQEILARHR from the coding sequence ATGGCTCAGAATGGGAAGAAGTTCCGCGCGGCCGCCGCGATGGTGGACCGCGAGAAGCGCTACTCGGTTGCCGAGGGCTTTCAGCTCCTGAAGAAGACGGTGGAGGCGCGGGCGTCGAAGTATGACCAGACGGTCGACGTCGCCATCAACCTGGGTGTGGACCCCAAGCACGCGGACCAGATGGTCCGTGGCGCCGTGGTTCTGCCCAACGGTACGGGTGCCACCGTGCGCGTGGCCGTGTTCGCCAAGGGCGAGCGCGCCACCGAGGCCACCAACGCCGGCGCCGACGTCGTGGGCGCTGAGGACCTCCAGAAGCGCATCGAGGAGGGCTTCCTCGACTTCGACACCGTCATCGCCACCCCGGACATGATGGGTGTCGTGGGTCGCCTCGGTAAGGTGCTCGGTCCCCGCGGCCTCATGCCGAACCCGAAGGTCGGCACGGTGACCATGGACGTGGCCAAGGCCATCCGCGACGCGAAGGGCGGTAAGGTCGACTTCCGCGTGGAGAAGGCCGGCATCGTTCACGCGAAGATGGGCAAGGCGTCGTTCGCGGCGGACAAGCTCGAGGGCAACTTCAACGCGCTGGTGGACCTGGTGATGAAGCTCAAGCCGGCCACCGCCAAGGGCGTGTACCTGAAGGGGATTGCCATCTCCACGACGATGGGCCCGGGTATCAAGATCGATACCCAGGAGATTCTGGCCCGTCACCGGTAG
- the rplJ gene encoding 50S ribosomal protein L10, whose product MLKSEKEEMIKELHEKFSRTKSAIVAEFSKVDVETVTKLRKKFREGGVEYKVIKNTLARRAAQGTDVAVIADDFTGPVALCLSYGDVVAPAKILTEFTKDLEDKIKIRTAVVDGRKVDVNGVKQLAKLPGLNELRAQLLGMLNQPAGKLVRTIAAPGSQLARVVQAHADKSQG is encoded by the coding sequence GTGCTGAAGAGCGAGAAGGAGGAGATGATCAAGGAACTCCACGAGAAGTTCTCGCGGACCAAGTCGGCCATCGTCGCTGAGTTCTCCAAGGTGGATGTGGAGACGGTGACGAAGCTCCGCAAGAAGTTCCGTGAGGGCGGCGTCGAGTACAAGGTCATCAAGAACACGCTGGCGCGCCGTGCCGCGCAGGGCACGGACGTGGCTGTCATCGCTGATGACTTCACGGGTCCGGTGGCTCTGTGCCTGAGCTACGGCGACGTGGTGGCCCCGGCGAAGATCCTGACCGAGTTCACGAAGGACCTCGAGGACAAGATCAAGATCCGCACCGCCGTGGTCGACGGCCGCAAGGTCGACGTCAACGGCGTCAAGCAGCTGGCGAAGCTGCCGGGTCTCAACGAGCTCCGGGCGCAGCTGCTCGGCATGCTCAACCAGCCTGCTGGCAAGCTGGTTCGGACGATTGCTGCTCCGGGTTCCCAGCTCGCGCGGGTCGTTCAGGCCCACGCGGACAAGTCGCAGGGTTAG